A window from Telopea speciosissima isolate NSW1024214 ecotype Mountain lineage chromosome 8, Tspe_v1, whole genome shotgun sequence encodes these proteins:
- the LOC122671530 gene encoding probable inactive shikimate kinase like 1, chloroplastic codes for MEITVIHSSCSCSSTLQFYFCPQTLHFYRGGAPKSAATFLSFQSDDHFRRFRKTSLSTKALISGNYQLRRFPSTSCSLSDNQIPATADIEVDQSLTLKKKVTEISPELKGSSIFLVGMNSTMKNNVGKFLADALRYSYFDSDSLVGQVAGGENATNSLKARDAEGFCESETEVLKQLSSMGRLVVCVGDGAVHSSVNLALLRHGISIWIDVPLDIIAREATAEIASTTSDSSEVLAMLTKLYEEWRNGYATADATISPQKVACQLRYDNMDAVTTEDMIIETLNEIEKLMRAKKMMEAAARRF; via the exons ATGGAAATAACTGTGATCCACTCCAGTTGCAGTTGCAGCAGCACTCTCCAATTTTACTTTTGTCCCCAAACCCTCCATTTCTATCGAGGAGGAGCTCCGAAATCTGCAGCGACTTTTCTATCCTTCCAAAGTGATGACCATTTCCGCCGATTTCGGAAAACCTCGCTATCGACCAAAGCGCTCATTAGTGGTAACTATCAACTCCGAAGATTTCCGAGCACGAGTTGCTCTCTCAGTGATAATCAAATTCCTG CCACAGCAGATATTGAGGTTGACCAATCTCTCACACTGAAG AAAAAAGTTACTGAGATATCCCCTGAACTGAAAGGATCCTCAATATTTCTTGTTG GTATGAACAGTACCATGAAAAACAATGTGGGGAAATTTCTAGCGGATGCATTAAGATATTCCTATTTTGACAG TGATAGTTTGGTTGGGCAAGTTGCAGGTGGTGAAAATGCCACTAATTCTCTTAAAGCGAGAGATGCGGAGGGATTCTGTGAGTCTGAG ACTGAAGTTCTGAAGCAGTTATCATCCATGGGTCGCTTGGTTGTTTGTGTAGGAGATGGTGCAGTTCACAGTTCAGTTAATCT GGCTCTTCTAAGGCACGGAATATCAATATGGATTGATGTTCCTCTTGATATAATTGCAAGAGAGGCCACGGCTGAAATTGCATCTACGACTTCAGATTCTTCTGAG GTGTTGGCAATGCTCACTAAACTCTACGAGGAGTGGAGAAATGGATATGCCACAGCAGATGCAACAATTTCGCCTCAAA AGGTAGCTTGCCAATTACGTTATGACAATATGGATGCAGTGACTACAGAAGACATGATCATTGAG ACGCTAAATGAGATAGAGAAGCTGATGAGAgcgaagaagatgatggaagcCGCAGCAAGACGATTCTAG
- the LOC122671531 gene encoding ubiquitin-conjugating enzyme E2 27-like has protein sequence MVDFARVQKELAECNRDMEISGVSIMLHGNGNELSHLSGNITGPVATPYEGGTFQIDIRLPEGYPFEPPKMQFVTKVWHPNISSQNGAICLDILKDQWSPALTLKTALLSLQALLSAPEPDDPQDAVVAQQYLRDYQTFVGTARYWTETFAKRSSIGIEEKVQKLVEMGFPETLVRSTLEVVGGDENMALEKLCSG, from the exons ATGGTGGATTTCGCTCGCGTACAGAAAGAGCTTGCGGAGTGTAACAGAGACATGGAGATTTCTGGAGTAAGCATTATGCTCCACGGTAACGGTAACGAACTTTCTCACCTCTCTGGAAACATTACTGGCCCTGTCGCGACTCCTTATGAAGGCGGAACTTTTCAAATTGATATCAGATTGCCGG AAGGGTACCCTTTTGAGCCTCCAAAGATGCAATTTGTGACGAAAGTTTG GCACCCAAACATAAGCAGTCAAAATGGAGCAATATGCTTGGATATCTTGAAGGATCAATGGAGCCCTGCACTCACTCTGAAAACTGCACTTCTTTCCTTGCAAGCATTGCTATCTGCCCCTGAACCTGATGATCCTCAAGATGCGGTGGTAGCTCAACAG TATCTTCGAGACTATCAGACCTTTGTTGGAACAGCTCGCTATTGGACTGAAACTTTTGCAAAGAGATCATCTATTGGAATTGAAGAAAAA GTACAGAAATTGGTGGAGATGGGCTTCCCGGAAACCTTGGTAAGGTCAACTTTGGAAGTTGTAGGTGGAGATGAAAACATGGCTCTGGAAAAGCTGTGTTCTGGCTAG